In one window of Cryptococcus neoformans var. neoformans JEC21 chromosome 7 sequence DNA:
- a CDS encoding histone acetylation-related protein, putative produces MPLKLNPRSPLPPFSFSTSPSPASSPHAQSQAGETPRPPADFLPEKDMYMFGTYPLLAGNEEGRGLVKCGRCGKVGMEWAAAEHRRVCNHVLDGAPLVTKKSAKIMDTKKRRASEDVSISPSKRARLPSPSSSIIPEEYKGLKKSEIKKLQKDKIRAEKREAKERERLEIAERKRQRANNPINYDRQCGVINDKGHPCARSLTCKTHTVGAKRAVQGRTRPYDELYLDWQREHNPNFKEPVKKDKVEKKKEKKKGETEDDEVLAEGEEGRREISELIALTRMAGERCKHHISTLGHIPPQPTLAPGVPPPAAPPRPQQRPAKKPPFQPTWRSSSSANDFSDVGRMLVQALAARSRPAVGGLTVQVPVPGGGGVPGSSSAGVQGQAVKIPVS; encoded by the exons ATGCCGCTTAAACTCAACCCACGCTCTCCTCTACCtccattctcattctcaacttctccatcaccaGCATCGTCTCCACATGCTCAGTCTCAAGCAGGAGAGACCCCCCGGCCGCCAGCAGACTTCCTACCGGAAAAAGACATGTACATGTTTGGCACGTATCCGCTGCTGGCCGGAaatgaagagggaagaggtttGGTAAAATGTGGAAGGTGTGGAAAAGTCGGGATGGAGTGGGCTGCCGCAGAGCATCGAC gggtGTGTAATCATGTATTGGACGGGGCACCTCTTGTGACAAAGAAGTCTGCAAAGATCATGGACACCAAAAAAAGGCGTGCATCCGAGG ACGTCTCCATCTCGCCCTCCAAACGCGCGCGTctgccttctccatcttcatcgattATCCCTGAAGAGTACAagggattgaagaagagtgagaTCAAAAAGCTCCAAAAAGACAAGATCCGCGCGGAGAAACGAGaggcaaaggaaagagagcgTTTAGAAATCGCAGAGCGTAAACGTCAACGAG CCAATAATCCTATCAACTATGACAGACAATGTGGTGTCATAAACGACAAGGGTCACCCCTGTGCTCGTTCACTGACCTGCAAAACCCATACCGTCGGTGCCAAACGCGCCGTCCAGGGGCGCACTCGTCCTTATGACGAACTTTACCTCGATTGGCAACGTGAGCACAACCCCAACTTCAAAGAGCCCGTcaaaaaggacaaggtcgaaaagaagaaggaaaagaaaaagggtgagactgaggatgacgaggtATTAGccgaaggcgaagaaggcaggAGGGAGATTAGCGAGCTTATTGCACTCACACGGATGGCCGGAGAACGATGCAAGCATCACATCTCAACTCTCGGTCATATCCCTCCTCAACCCACCCTTGCGCCAGGCGTGCCCCCTCCCGCCGCCCCTCCCCGCCCACAACAACGTCCTGCCAAGAAACCTCCTTTCCAGCCGACTTGGCGATCAAGTTCTTCAGCGAACGATTTCAGCGATGTGGGAAGGATGCTGGTGCAAGCCCTCGCTGCGAGGAGCAGGCCTGCTGTAGGGGGGCTGACGGTACAGGTGCCTGTAcctggtggtggaggtgtaCCTGGGTCATCTTCAGCTGGTGTGCAAGGGCAAGCGGTCAAGATCCCTGTATCATGA
- a CDS encoding protein binding protein, putative, which produces MQSNQWGQYPYSQQQQPSFLNSQPTGFAGAGLQPMQTGFPQQQRPQQTGIAGAQPGQNYAFLNQPPSSNFRGNGIAPQMTGFPGGTGMVSQQTGMMPQQTGFNASANAGRMMPQQTGFQGGMMSQPTGMMSQSTGMGLTPQQTGWQGGAGLMSQPTGIGRLQAQPTGMPHDPRLQTMMQSFMPSNMSQPFSSGVPQFAQSSQPLQQTFQSLLQNPSVNTPKIPWTLSRQEKKDYDQIFRAWDTKGDGFISGDMARNVFGQSGLSQDDLMKIWNLSDVDNRGKLNLPEFHVAMGLIYRALNGNQIPDKLPEELVPASMRDIDSTVNFMKDLLKHESISRPGTASPAYSTPASASKDALLYKHSDEVPSTYKPSSRHLDRKSVRYGGEDPDAGLKDIRRKLENTSSLLEKSAEKSAEDEELEEEIETLQYRVKRIQEDIEYTSKGRRTAEKDEERRKLERELLYLMHEKLPELERRQERRREEKAMEERAGVRRRDERNKTHGRFDDRDRDRDEYERYRGTYDRERDRSRERDRYDYDRDRRDRSRDRSRDRYDRYDKYDRDRRDDRDRYDRPRSPTGVRSPPPAPPPPSASATSSSAPPPPPAPTSSSSVPSTKNMTPEERKAYIREQAQRRIQERLKALGVSSEDKEEEVDTSVQDRLEKERKEAEEKSRKAEEAQKERDEARKRRLAEAGGAAAEPKSEEKPAEPAAPSLKSAMKKPAAPPPAPTPRSKAAPVPPPSRAHPAPAPPAAPTPPTPQPPTPKPDEDDPEELELRRREEAAAKAKAERRARLEALQKEEEEERRQEEALLAARKNRSLGASPVPPAAETPKKEASSSAAPSPAPPAPPAPPAPPAPPAPPAESAPSYNPFRKPGGAPGATPSPAAPAGGFNPFFKPPAAASVSPSPAAESPALAAPPPPAPPPPPADPAFQPPRGPRSPPSEPEWEDIAEKQVDESDSSDDEYTTSRAGRQGLAQALFGNIMGGSSPSTSRPGSAAPQAPKEPPKALANVGGGNPEQGRGALLSAIQGGARLKKAQTVDKSGPPDIGRVIGDAAPPSHIRETPREYAPPSPPAAAPGPVEERAPSPAPPSEDSFISGNPNRQSIDWYAGLAADASHPAASVGETSMLEPPQEEEEEKEQHGYEQIEKPRVQIEGEDDLNEFDFATTIRVRALYEFVGTRDVDLSFKEDVVIEAHPAKDESSPWWYGTVVKDGSKGWFPKNYVEHIQAVRAKALYSYAAGDPDQLPFAEGDILEVVDRSENDWWKVENTGIIFLVPAAYLEIIDG; this is translated from the exons ATGCAGTCGAACCAGTGGGGGCAATACCCCTAcagccagcagcagcagcccTCATTCCTCAATTCCCAGCCAACAGGCTTCGCTGGGGCTGGTCTCCAGCCCATGCAGACCGGCTTCCCTCAGCAACAGCGTCCGCAACAGACAGGCATCGCAGGAGCTCAACCAGGCCAGAATTATGCCTTCCTCAACCAGCCTCCTTCGAGCAACTTCAGGGGGAATGGTATTGCCCCGCAGATGACCGGGTTTCCGGGCGGTACAGGCATGGTATCCCAGCAGACAGGAATGATGCCCCAACAGACTGGGTTCAATGCTTCCGCGAATGCTGGCAGGATGATGCCTCAACAAACTGGATTCCAAGGAGGTATGATGTCCCAACCAACAGGAATGATGTCCCAATCGACAGGGATGGGATTGACTCCGCAACAGACTGGTTGGCAAGGTGGTGCTGGCTTGATGTCGCAGCCCACCGGCATTGGCAGGTTGCAGGCTCAACCTACTGGTATGCCTCATGATCCAAGACTGCAAACTATGATGCAGAGCTTCATGCCTAGCAACATGTCACAG CCATTTTCTTCGGGCGTTCCCCAGTTTGCCCAGTCGTCTCAGCCTCTGCAGCAGACTTTCCAGTCGCTTTTGCAAAATCCTTCCGTCAATACACCCAAGATCCCATGGACTCTCTCCCGtcaagagaagaaggattatGACCAAATCTTCAGGGCTTGGGATACTAAGGGTGATGGATTCATTTCTGGTGATATGGCCAGGAACGTCTTTGGTCAGAGTGGTTTGAGTCAGGACGATCTCATGAAGATCTG GAACCTTTCCGATGTTGACAACAGAGGCAAGCTCAACTTGCCTGAGTTCCACGTTGCGATGGGTCTTATTTACCGGG CCCTTAACGGCAATCAGATCCCTGATAAACTTCCTGAGGAGCTCGTCCCTGCCTCTATGCGAGACATTGACTCCACAGTCAACTTCATGAAAGACCTCCTCAAGCACGAGTCTATTTCTCGGCCGGGTACTGCCTCTCCTGCATACTCGACCCCTGCCAGTGCTTCTAAGGATGCTCTTCTTTACAAACACTCTGACGAAGTGCCTTCCACATACAAGCCGTCTTCCAGGCACCTCGATCGCAAGTCTGTGCGTTATGGCGGCGAAGATCCCGACGCCGGCTTGAAGGACATTCGACGAAAACTCGAAaacacctcttccttgctcgAGAAGTCTGCTGAAAAATCTgcagaggacgaagagcttgaagaggagattgagactTTGCAATACCGTGTGAAGCGTATCCAGGAGGATATTGAATATACTTCCAAGGGTCGTCGTACTGCTGAAAAGGACGAGGAACGCCGAAAACTTGAAAGAGAATTGCTTTATCTCATGCACGAAAAGCTTCCCGAGCTTGAGCGGAGGcaagagaggagaagggaagaaaaggccaTGGAGGAGCGTGCCGGTGTaagaagacgagatgaGAGAAACAAGACTCATGGGAGATTTGATGATCGAGACAGAGACAGGGATGAGTATGAGAGGTACCGAGGGACATATGATAGGGAGAGGGACAGAAGTCGAGAGAGGGATAGGTATGACTATGACAGGGATCGACGAGACAGGTCGCGAGATAGGTCTCGTGACAGGTATGACAGGTATGACAAGTATGATCGCGACAGACGGGATGACCGCGATAGGTATGACCGACCTCGATCACCAACCGGCGTGCGCTCCCCACCCCCtgcacctcctcccccatCCGCCTCTGCTACCTCCAGCTCTgcccctccacctcccccAGCCCcgacatcctcttcctccgtccCTTCTACAAAGAATATGACTCCTGAGGAGCGAAAAGCTTACATTCGTGAGCAGGCTCAACGACGTATCCAAGAGCGTCTCAAGGCTCTCGGTGTTTCTTCCGAGGataaagaggaggaagttgaTACCAGCGTGCAGGACaggttggagaaggagaggaaagaagccgaagagaagagtagaaaggcagaagaagcgcaaaaggaaagagatgaagctaggaagaggagattggcAGAGGCTGGtggtgctgctgctgagccTAAGAGTGAGGAGAAACCCGCTGAACCCGCTGCGCCTTCTTTGAAGAGCGCCATGAAGAAGCCTGCcgcccctcctcctgcaccGACACCTCGAAGCAAGGCCGCTCCTGtgcctccaccttctcGTGCCCACCCTGCTCCCGCTCCCCCTGCCGCTCCAACTCCTCCCACCCCTCAGCCTCCTACGCCTAAACCCGACGAAGACGATCCTGAAGAGCTCGAGCTCCGACGTCGAGAGGAAGCCGCtgccaaagccaaagccGAGCGTCGAGCGAGGTTGGAAGCTCtgcagaaggaagaggaagaggaacgaagacaagaagaggctTTGCTGGCAGCTAGGAAGAATAGGAGTCTTGGGGCTAGTCCGGTTCCACCTGCGGCCGAGACacccaagaaggaagcaagCTCATCTGCTGCTCCTTCCCCTGCACCTCCTGCACCTCCTGCCCCACCCGCCCCACCCGCGCCTCCTGCACCCCCCGCGGAATCTGCGCCTTCTTACAACCCTTTCCGAAAGCCCGGGGGTGCCCCTGGTGctactccttctcctgctgCCCCTGCTGGCGGCTTcaatcccttcttcaaacctCCCGCCGCTGCCTCTGTTTCGCCCTCTCCTGCTGCCGAATCACCTGCACTGGCAgctcctccccctcctgcGCCTCCCCCACCACCAGCGGACCCCGCCTTCCAGCCTCCTCGAGGCCCCCGATCTCCTCCTAGCGAACCCGAATGGGAGGACATCGCGGAGAAGCAAGTCGACGAGTCTGATTCTTCCGACGACGAGTATACTACTTCTCGTGCTGGTCGTCAAGGCCTGGCTCAGGCTTTGTTCGGTAACATTATGGGTGgttcatctccttctactTCCCGTCCAGGTTCCGCGGCCCCTCAAGCGCCAAAGGAGCCTCCCAAAGCACTTGCCAATGTTGGCGGTGGAAACCCCGAGCAAGGAAGGGGTGCATTGTTGTCCGCTATTCAGGGTGGTGCCAGGTTGAAAAAGGCTCAAACCGTCGACAAATCTGGACCTCCCGATATCGGCAGGGTTATTGGTGACGCCGcgcctccttctcacaTCCGGGAAACTCCCCGAGAATACGCgccaccatctcctcccgCCGCTGCTCCTGGTCCTGTGGAAGAGCGAGCTCCTTCCCCCGCGCCACCTTCGGAGGACTCGTTCATCAGTGGTAATCCCAACCGTCAGTCTATTGACTGGTACGCTGGTCTCGCTGCCGATGCCTCCCACCCGGCTGCCAGCGTGGGCGAGACATCCATGCTTGAACCTCctcaggaggaggaagaagagaaagagcaaCATGGATATGAGCAGATTGAGAAGCCGCGTGTCCAAATcgagggtgaagatgatttGAACGAGTTTGACTTCGCTACCA CCATTCGAGTGCGAGCACTCTACGAATTCGTTGGTACCCGAGACGTGGACCTTAGTTtcaaggaggatgtggtGATTGAGGCTCACCCTGCAAAGGATGAGTCCAGTCCCTGGTGGTATGGCACCGTGGTGAAAGATGGCAGCAAGGGTTGGTTCCCCAAGAACTATGTCGAACACATCCAGG CTGTCCGCGCGAAAGCGCTTTACTCCTACGCCGCTGGCGATCCAGACCAACTGCCCTTCGCTGAAGGGGACATCCTCGAAGTCGTCGACCGATCCGAAAATGACTGGTGGAAGGTTGAAAACACtggcatcatcttccttgtGCCTGCTGCATACTTAGAGATTATCGATG GCTGA
- a CDS encoding DNA-(apurinic or apyrimidinic site) lyase, putative, which produces MSRRPNLRSTKLALNQKVSIIPTDAVKAEPPSSKLTYSSLRRPTRSSATVEELASPVKKNKLNIAKYEYKGSIPSPRKRPRIDDVVKEEEIETKASPIKSPAKKPLPQVALAKPHAAPAKWEEQYRLIEKMRRGIVAPVDDMGCERPRTNTEGDPKTFRFHILISLMLSSQTKDAVTSAAVTSLHTSLPGGLSAASLAAAPLETIQECINKVGFWRRKAEYIQEAAKTLLEQEGDEKGDVPKTVEGLCKLKGVGPKMAFLALQCAWDINAGIGVDVHVHRITNRLKWHRPPTSTPEQTRLNLQSWLPPHLHKPINPLMVGFGQVICLPVGPRCDICLLGQKEICPSRVKGANAKGRKEVTYSFKEEEDELAIGQWRWGQAKGVKSEAKVEIGYEGGLEKIKDEEPENSVEVEQMIKEPGMRRPDEVLEVLDQVDGPTDIGAEPVIKTENVDW; this is translated from the exons ATGTCGAGAAGGCCAAATCTCCGCTCAACAAAGTTAGCACTCAACCAGAAGGTCTCTATTATCCCAACAGATGCGGTCAAGGCAGAGCCGCCAAGCTCCAAGCTTACGTATAGTTCCCTCCGTCGACCGACCAGATCGAGTGCTACAGTGGAAGAATTGGCATCGCCcgtcaagaagaacaaaTTAAACATCGCCAAGTACGAATACAAGGGCTCGATACCTTCCCCTAGGAAGCGTCCGAGGATAGATGATGTtgtcaaggaggaagaaattgaAACAAAGGCAAGCCCAATAAAGTCTCCGGCAAAAAAACCATTGCCACAGGTAGCGCTTGCAAAACCTCATGCGGCCCCTGCAAAATGGGAAGAACAGTACCGATTGATTGAAAAGATGAGACGGGGTATTGTCGCTCCTGTTGATGATAT GGGCTGCGAACGGCCGAGAACCAATACCGAAGGAGATCCAAAG ACTTTTCGTTTCCACATCCTCATATCTCTCATGCTCTCCTCTCAAACAAAAGATGCTGTGACCTCAGCAGCCGTCACCTCTCTTCACACCTCTCTGCCAGGTGGTCTTTCTGCCGCCTCTCTGGCCGCTGCACCCTTGGAAACCATCCAGGAATGTATCAACAAGGTTGGATTCTGGCGACGAAAGGCAGAATACATCCAAGAGGCTGCAAAGACACTTTTggaacaagaaggagatgagaaagGAGACGTGCCAAAGACGGTCGAAGGTTTGTGCAAGTTGAAGGGCGTAGGGCCTAAAATGGCTTTCTTGGCCCTGCAATGCGCTTGGGATAT TAATGCTGGAATCGGAGTTGACGTCCACGTTCATCGCATCACAAATCGCCTCAAATGGCACCGTCCACCTACATCCACCCCAGAACAAACCCGACTCAACCTTCAATCATGGCTTCCCCCCCATTTACATAAACCTATCAACCCCTTGATGGTCGGTTTTGGTCAAGTGATCTGCCTCCCAGTTGGGCCTAGGTGCGATATCTGTCTGTTAGGCCAAAAGGAGATATGCCCAAGTCGAGTAAAAGGGGCGAATGCCAAGGGCAGAAAAGAGGTGACGTATAGCttcaaggaagaggaggatgaactTGCTATCGGGCAGTGGCGGTGGGGTCAAGCGAAGGGAGTTAAGAGTGAGGCCAAGGTTGAGATTGGATATGAGGGAGGATTAGAGAAAATCAAAGATGAGGAACCAGAGAATTCGGTCGAGGTGGAGCAGATGATCAAGGAACCAGGGATGAGACGACCTGATGAAGTGTTAGAGGTCTTGGATCAGGTAGATGGCCCCACGGATATCGGGGCAGAGCCTGTCATAAAGACCGAAAATGTCGATTGGTAA
- a CDS encoding ATP dependent RNA helicase, putative: MASAFSLLTAGGAKFDKNRFKDDFQLFEAKKRKDRKGKSKQIDTLATGSALPSSLDFFGDHPHPQHKPEPEPESESESDFESDSGSSSTSIPAPPPQKITLTGAEPLPKSLHTNLPSLVNHESHSLTSAEGGPLLSALSRANIHSLWGVQCAVGGCLLEDRDTLCVAPTGSGKTLSYVLPTIVKLREPARKLKGTEEGKGVRALVVVPTHDLAVQIQGVIKAVTMGRHWRSMVLTKATEKAVWESAPGEAVKTGEDGDSEIKDGEDSGDEEEDEDDNGSTGSVDEFAPKVSGNPEGLGIDMLVATPERLHHLIDSRRISLARTKYVILDESDRLLSSDFLPQVEPILSACSNPAVQKCFLSATMPAGAESLAKKWLKDGGVRVVVGVKDSAVTTVDQSLLYTGSESGKLLALRNLISSGQLPYPSLIFVQSIDRAEELYKTLVLDGIKVDAVHGGKAKTKRDEAIKDFRVGAVWMLVVTEVLARGMDFRGVKVVINYDFPQTVPSYIHRIGRTGRAGRPGKAITFFNIEDGPYLRTIANVLRSSGCPVPEYMLDMKKPTKNEKKKLAKAPPKRKAVGGGGRDLNREAGKKKKQMVEASKKRKMLERKGKGGNEEKNDDEE; the protein is encoded by the exons ATGGCATCTGCATTCAGCTTGCTCAcagcaggaggagcaaaGTTTGACAAGAACAGGTTCAAGGACgacttccagctcttcgaAGCG AAGAAGCGTAAGGATCGTAAGGGTAAGAGCAAGCAGATAGACACCCTGGCCACAGGATCAGCCCTTCCCAGCTCGTTAGATTTCTTTGGAGACCACCCCCACCCTCAGCACAAGCCAGAGCCAGAGCCGGAATCCGAGTCCGAGTCAGACTTTGAATCCGACTCTGgttcctcctcaacatctATACCtgcacctcctcctcaaaaGATTACCCTGACCGGAGCGGAACCACTTCCCAAATCCCTTCACACCAATCTGCCATCATTGGTCAATCATGAATCCCACTCACTTACTTCTGCCGAAGGAGGACCTCTTCTGTCTGCTCTCTCTCGAGCAAACATTCACTCTCTTTGGGGTGTACAGTGTGCTGTCGGAGGATGCCTGTTGGAAGACAGAGATACCCTGTGTGTTGCTCCCACCGGTTCTGGAAAGACATTGTCTTATGTGCTTCCCACCATCGTCAAGCTGCGTGAGCCCGCAAGGAAACTCAAAGGCAccgaagaaggcaaaggtGTGAGGGCATTAGTTGTGGTACCCACGCACGATTTGGCAGTTCAGATCCAGGGTGTCATCAAGGCGGTAACTATGGGTAGGCATTGGAGGTCCATGGTTCTTACAAAGGCTACCGAGAAGGCGGTTTGGGAAAGTGCTCCAGGGGAAGCTGTCAAGACGGGCGAGGATGGTGACAGTGAGATAAAGGACGGAGAGGACAGtggagacgaagaagaagacgaagacgacAATGGGTCTACTGGCTCTGTGGACGAGTTTGCGCCCAAGGTCTCTGGCAACCCCGAAGGACTAGGTATCGACATGCTCGTCGCTACACCAGAGCGTCTTCACCACCTCATCGATTCCAGACGAATCTCTCTTGCTCG AACCAAATATGTTATCCTCGACGAGTCGGatcgtcttctttcatccGATTTCCTCCCCCAAGTCGAACCCATCCTCTCAGCATGCTCCAACCCTGCCGTCCAAAAGTGCTTCCTGTCCGCCACCATGCCTGCAGGCGCTGAATCCCTCGCCAAAAAATGGCTAAAGGATGGTGGCGTTCGTGTGGTTGTCGGCGTGAAAGACTCTGCAGTCACCACTGTCGACCAGTCCCTTCTCTACACAGGCTCCGAATCGGGTAAACTCCTCGCCCTTCGAAACCTCATTTCCTCCGGTCAACTTCCATACCCTTCACTTATCTTTGTGCAATCTATCGACCGAGCAGAAGAGCTTTACAAGACGTTGGTGTTGGATGGGATTAAGGTGGATGCTGTGCATGGTGGCAAGGcaaagacgaagagagatgaggcTATCAAGGACTTTAGGGTGGGCGCGGTTTGGATGCTGGTCGTCACGGAAGTTTTGGCGCGAGGAATGGACTTTCGAGGTGTCAAGGTTGTCATCAACTATG ACTTCCCCCAGACTGTCCCGAGTTATATCCACCGAATAGGTCGTACCGGTCGAGCCGGTCGTCCAGGAAAAGCCATAACATTCTTCAACATTGAAGACGGACCTTACCTCCGTACCATCGCCAATGTCCTCCGCTCTTCTGGGTGCCCAGTTCCAGAGTATATGCTGGATATGAAGAAGCCTACCaagaatgagaagaagaagctcgcCAAGGCCCCaccgaagaggaaggctgttggtggaggtggaagagactTGAATAGGGAAgcagggaagaagaagaagcagatggTTGAGGCTAgtaagaagaggaagatgttggaaaggaaagggaagggtggaaacgaggagaagaatgacgatgaggaatAG
- a CDS encoding DNA polymerase epsilon p12 subunit (dna polymerase epsilon subunit 4), putative — protein sequence MQVEYESSPAVEQPSFEEGMSFRPGSPQAGGAESEEEQDEEDVDAGEGSGAKKPARKRIIKQRQSLAEKQPGTTMFPAARVKKIVKADRDIDIMSSEAVFMVSVAAEYFIKHFMEEGYTKARLEKRKLINYRDMANVVARSEEFDFLKDVIPTPMPLSEAIEKRKRKVVAEENLDEDAPASSHLNDEDLPPLVPSTNPAFPNAIVKKPSNTHAKGASAAKMKADAPTSEKEELRSVVSNAQGTRKSARRSTMGAEDEADKSYLNELREEGADEEAITSDGDEKMDEE from the exons ATGCAAGTAGAATACGAATCATCTCCCGCCGTGGAGCAGCCGTCTTTTGAAGAGGGCATGTCTTTTCGGCCGGGCAGTCCACAGGCAGGCGGTGCCGAgtcggaggaggagcaggatgaagaggatgtggaCGCTGGGGAAG GTTCCGGTGCTAAAAAACCAGCTCGCAAGAGGATCATCAAGCAGCGCCAGTCGCTTGCCGAAAAGCAGCCTGGCACGACCATGTTCCCCGCCGCCCGagtcaagaagattgtTAAAGCTGATAGGGATATTGATATCATGAGTAGCGAGGCTGTTTTCATGGTTTCTGTTGCAGCT GAATATTTCATTAAACACTTTATGGAGGAAGGATATACCAAGGCGAGATTAGAGAAGCGAAAATTGATAAATTACCGGGATATGG CCAATGTGGTGGCTCGTTCTGAAGAGTTTGACTTTTTAAAAG ACGTGATCCCCACACCAATGCCTCTTTCAGAAGCTATAGAAAAACGGAAACGGAAGGTTGTCGCGGAAGAAAATCTTGACGAGGACGCCCCCGCTTCATCCCACCTCAACGATGAggatcttcctcctttaGTACCATCTACGAACCCCGCATTTCCTAACGCTATTGTCAAGAAGCCTTCCAATACACACGCCAAGGGGGCTTCAGCCGCCAAGATGAAGGCGGATGCACCAACAtctgaaaaggaggagcttCGTTCAGTCGTGTCTAATGCCCAAGGCACAAGAAAATCCGCTAGACGGAGTACGATGGGTGCTGAGGATGAGGCGGATAAGTCTTATCTTAATGAACTGCGCGAGGAAGGTGCAGACGAGGAGGCGATTACGAGCGACGGtgatgagaagatggacGAAGAATAA